One Festucalex cinctus isolate MCC-2025b chromosome 1, RoL_Fcin_1.0, whole genome shotgun sequence genomic region harbors:
- the LOC144021438 gene encoding ETS domain-containing transcription factor ERF-like isoform X5: protein MVLCGTLASLLKIKNNTFVTLLLFFFLPQMQCTCSLDYCSSPYWSRMLFPDWAYKPAWSPGSRQVQLWHFLLELLGGGRGGQGDAIGWGCEWGEFVIHDPERLARLWGERKGKPHMNYDKLSRALRYYYHKRILHKTKGKRFTYKFNFSKLVLVNYHLPPSCHRLPPFCHQVLQSHPLAIPLLPSVSGLPVQASRPHLLLPPCCLPHPHPFAPAPPILQTTPSPFIAWRDQNNGLRRGKQTPGEEGGL, encoded by the exons ATGGTTTTATGCGGTACACTGGCATCgttgttgaaaataaaaaataataccttTGTtacgttattgttgttttttttccttcctcagATGCAGTGCACATGCTCACTCGATTATTGTTCGTCCCCTTACTGGAGTAGAA TGCTGTTCCCCGATTGGGCCTACAAGCCGGCGTGGTCTCCGGGCTCGCGTCAGGTGCAGCTGTGGCACTTCCTGTTGGAGCTGCTGGGCGGCGGCAGAGGCGGCCAGGGCGACGCCATCGGCTGGGGGTGCGAATGGGGCGAGTTTGTCATCCACGACCCTGAGCGATTGGCCCGGTTGTGGGGCGAGAGGAAGGGAAAGCCACACATGAACTATGACAAGCTGAGTCGGGCGCTAAG ATATTACTACCACAAGCGCATCCTGCACAAGACCAAAGGCAAGCGATTCACGTACAAGTTCAACTTCAGCAAACTCGTCCTGGTCAACTACCACCTGCCACCATCTTGTCATCGCCTGCCGCCATTTTGTCATCAG GTGCTCCAGAGCCACCCGCTTGCCATCCCTCTCCTCCCCAGCGTGAGCGGTCTTCCGGTCCAGGCGTCCCGGCCTCACCTGCTCTTGCCACCATGCTGCctacctcatcctcatccttttGCCCCAGCACCGCCTATTCTGCAGACCACCCCCTCGCCATTCATCGCTTGGCGGGACCAAAACAATGGTCTGAGGCGAGGGAAGCAAACTCCAGGAGAGGAGGGAGGGCTTTGA
- the LOC144021438 gene encoding ETS domain-containing transcription factor ERF-like isoform X3 — translation MLRSFYISLVSLGKRATSSASSLASSYSLLFIKMQCTCSLDYCSSPYWSRTVLFPDWAYKPAWSPGSRQVQLWHFLLELLGGGRGGQGDAIGWGCEWGEFVIHDPERLARLWGERKGKPHMNYDKLSRALRYYYHKRILHKTKGKRFTYKFNFSKLVLVNYHLPPSCHRLPPFCHQVLQSHPLAIPLLPSVSGLPVQASRPHLLLPPCCLPHPHPFAPAPPILQTTPSPFIAWRDQNNGLRRGKQTPGEEGGL, via the exons atgctcagatcattttatatcag TCTTGTCTCACTCGGAAAGAGGGCCACCTCATCCGCATCATCTTTAGCTTCATCTTACTCACTCCTCTTCATCAAG ATGCAGTGCACATGCTCACTCGATTATTGTTCGTCCCCTTACTGGAGTAGAA CAGTGCTGTTCCCCGATTGGGCCTACAAGCCGGCGTGGTCTCCGGGCTCGCGTCAGGTGCAGCTGTGGCACTTCCTGTTGGAGCTGCTGGGCGGCGGCAGAGGCGGCCAGGGCGACGCCATCGGCTGGGGGTGCGAATGGGGCGAGTTTGTCATCCACGACCCTGAGCGATTGGCCCGGTTGTGGGGCGAGAGGAAGGGAAAGCCACACATGAACTATGACAAGCTGAGTCGGGCGCTAAG ATATTACTACCACAAGCGCATCCTGCACAAGACCAAAGGCAAGCGATTCACGTACAAGTTCAACTTCAGCAAACTCGTCCTGGTCAACTACCACCTGCCACCATCTTGTCATCGCCTGCCGCCATTTTGTCATCAG GTGCTCCAGAGCCACCCGCTTGCCATCCCTCTCCTCCCCAGCGTGAGCGGTCTTCCGGTCCAGGCGTCCCGGCCTCACCTGCTCTTGCCACCATGCTGCctacctcatcctcatccttttGCCCCAGCACCGCCTATTCTGCAGACCACCCCCTCGCCATTCATCGCTTGGCGGGACCAAAACAATGGTCTGAGGCGAGGGAAGCAAACTCCAGGAGAGGAGGGAGGGCTTTGA
- the LOC144021438 gene encoding transcriptional regulator Erg isoform X2, protein MLRSFYIRTQRDERFGRRSFKRPHESPERHMNQRLVSLGKRATSSASSLASSYSLLFIKMQCTCSLDYCSSPYWSRMLFPDWAYKPAWSPGSRQVQLWHFLLELLGGGRGGQGDAIGWGCEWGEFVIHDPERLARLWGERKGKPHMNYDKLSRALRYYYHKRILHKTKGKRFTYKFNFSKLVLVNYHLPPSCHRLPPFCHQVLQSHPLAIPLLPSVSGLPVQASRPHLLLPPCCLPHPHPFAPAPPILQTTPSPFIAWRDQNNGLRRGKQTPGEEGGL, encoded by the exons atgctcagatcattttatatcag GACACAAAGAGACGAAAGGTTTGGCAGAAGAAGCTTTAAGAGACCACACGAGTCCCCCGAGAGACACATGAACCAGCG TCTTGTCTCACTCGGAAAGAGGGCCACCTCATCCGCATCATCTTTAGCTTCATCTTACTCACTCCTCTTCATCAAG ATGCAGTGCACATGCTCACTCGATTATTGTTCGTCCCCTTACTGGAGTAGAA TGCTGTTCCCCGATTGGGCCTACAAGCCGGCGTGGTCTCCGGGCTCGCGTCAGGTGCAGCTGTGGCACTTCCTGTTGGAGCTGCTGGGCGGCGGCAGAGGCGGCCAGGGCGACGCCATCGGCTGGGGGTGCGAATGGGGCGAGTTTGTCATCCACGACCCTGAGCGATTGGCCCGGTTGTGGGGCGAGAGGAAGGGAAAGCCACACATGAACTATGACAAGCTGAGTCGGGCGCTAAG ATATTACTACCACAAGCGCATCCTGCACAAGACCAAAGGCAAGCGATTCACGTACAAGTTCAACTTCAGCAAACTCGTCCTGGTCAACTACCACCTGCCACCATCTTGTCATCGCCTGCCGCCATTTTGTCATCAG GTGCTCCAGAGCCACCCGCTTGCCATCCCTCTCCTCCCCAGCGTGAGCGGTCTTCCGGTCCAGGCGTCCCGGCCTCACCTGCTCTTGCCACCATGCTGCctacctcatcctcatccttttGCCCCAGCACCGCCTATTCTGCAGACCACCCCCTCGCCATTCATCGCTTGGCGGGACCAAAACAATGGTCTGAGGCGAGGGAAGCAAACTCCAGGAGAGGAGGGAGGGCTTTGA
- the LOC144021438 gene encoding ETS domain-containing transcription factor ERF-like isoform X4: MNQRLVSLGKRATSSASSLASSYSLLFIKMQCTCSLDYCSSPYWSRTVLFPDWAYKPAWSPGSRQVQLWHFLLELLGGGRGGQGDAIGWGCEWGEFVIHDPERLARLWGERKGKPHMNYDKLSRALRYYYHKRILHKTKGKRFTYKFNFSKLVLVNYHLPPSCHRLPPFCHQVLQSHPLAIPLLPSVSGLPVQASRPHLLLPPCCLPHPHPFAPAPPILQTTPSPFIAWRDQNNGLRRGKQTPGEEGGL; the protein is encoded by the exons ATGAACCAGCG TCTTGTCTCACTCGGAAAGAGGGCCACCTCATCCGCATCATCTTTAGCTTCATCTTACTCACTCCTCTTCATCAAG ATGCAGTGCACATGCTCACTCGATTATTGTTCGTCCCCTTACTGGAGTAGAA CAGTGCTGTTCCCCGATTGGGCCTACAAGCCGGCGTGGTCTCCGGGCTCGCGTCAGGTGCAGCTGTGGCACTTCCTGTTGGAGCTGCTGGGCGGCGGCAGAGGCGGCCAGGGCGACGCCATCGGCTGGGGGTGCGAATGGGGCGAGTTTGTCATCCACGACCCTGAGCGATTGGCCCGGTTGTGGGGCGAGAGGAAGGGAAAGCCACACATGAACTATGACAAGCTGAGTCGGGCGCTAAG ATATTACTACCACAAGCGCATCCTGCACAAGACCAAAGGCAAGCGATTCACGTACAAGTTCAACTTCAGCAAACTCGTCCTGGTCAACTACCACCTGCCACCATCTTGTCATCGCCTGCCGCCATTTTGTCATCAG GTGCTCCAGAGCCACCCGCTTGCCATCCCTCTCCTCCCCAGCGTGAGCGGTCTTCCGGTCCAGGCGTCCCGGCCTCACCTGCTCTTGCCACCATGCTGCctacctcatcctcatccttttGCCCCAGCACCGCCTATTCTGCAGACCACCCCCTCGCCATTCATCGCTTGGCGGGACCAAAACAATGGTCTGAGGCGAGGGAAGCAAACTCCAGGAGAGGAGGGAGGGCTTTGA
- the LOC144021438 gene encoding transcriptional regulator Erg isoform X1 — MLRSFYIRTQRDERFGRRSFKRPHESPERHMNQRLVSLGKRATSSASSLASSYSLLFIKMQCTCSLDYCSSPYWSRTVLFPDWAYKPAWSPGSRQVQLWHFLLELLGGGRGGQGDAIGWGCEWGEFVIHDPERLARLWGERKGKPHMNYDKLSRALRYYYHKRILHKTKGKRFTYKFNFSKLVLVNYHLPPSCHRLPPFCHQVLQSHPLAIPLLPSVSGLPVQASRPHLLLPPCCLPHPHPFAPAPPILQTTPSPFIAWRDQNNGLRRGKQTPGEEGGL, encoded by the exons atgctcagatcattttatatcag GACACAAAGAGACGAAAGGTTTGGCAGAAGAAGCTTTAAGAGACCACACGAGTCCCCCGAGAGACACATGAACCAGCG TCTTGTCTCACTCGGAAAGAGGGCCACCTCATCCGCATCATCTTTAGCTTCATCTTACTCACTCCTCTTCATCAAG ATGCAGTGCACATGCTCACTCGATTATTGTTCGTCCCCTTACTGGAGTAGAA CAGTGCTGTTCCCCGATTGGGCCTACAAGCCGGCGTGGTCTCCGGGCTCGCGTCAGGTGCAGCTGTGGCACTTCCTGTTGGAGCTGCTGGGCGGCGGCAGAGGCGGCCAGGGCGACGCCATCGGCTGGGGGTGCGAATGGGGCGAGTTTGTCATCCACGACCCTGAGCGATTGGCCCGGTTGTGGGGCGAGAGGAAGGGAAAGCCACACATGAACTATGACAAGCTGAGTCGGGCGCTAAG ATATTACTACCACAAGCGCATCCTGCACAAGACCAAAGGCAAGCGATTCACGTACAAGTTCAACTTCAGCAAACTCGTCCTGGTCAACTACCACCTGCCACCATCTTGTCATCGCCTGCCGCCATTTTGTCATCAG GTGCTCCAGAGCCACCCGCTTGCCATCCCTCTCCTCCCCAGCGTGAGCGGTCTTCCGGTCCAGGCGTCCCGGCCTCACCTGCTCTTGCCACCATGCTGCctacctcatcctcatccttttGCCCCAGCACCGCCTATTCTGCAGACCACCCCCTCGCCATTCATCGCTTGGCGGGACCAAAACAATGGTCTGAGGCGAGGGAAGCAAACTCCAGGAGAGGAGGGAGGGCTTTGA